A region of Spirochaetota bacterium DNA encodes the following proteins:
- a CDS encoding AAA family ATPase, whose translation MVMERHRVSADRLRWQCDPDQLHFTCTEELPSLEEFIGQSRAIEAIRFGLEMNRSGYNIYVAGLTGTGKTTAVQEHIKRLINERQDSEESYHPDDWCYVYNFDDPDQPQILKLPQGMGKTFSNQMSTLLLRLKEELGKAFSSEEYGAARGRIVEEGQNEERQILDQLEKSAQSEGFLLQITPTGPLLIPMTVSGTMSRTDYLSLPEEQRKVLDEKRDNLMKQMGASFDRFRESEKNMQDRLRELDRNIGENTIHSIFHELLNDFRHYYGMDRYLKGLQAYTLEYLGIFKQQEAPAQAYPGMPNAPIFGEKDPFLPFKINLFVDNSETVGPPVIVESNPTYINLFAKVEMRFSFGGYLSDHTMIKAGSLSRANGGYLLLNIRDVLMRVGVWEALKRAIRIKEVRVENPYEQFGFIAPVGMRPEPMPVNVKIILIGDNYIYHMLSEYDEEFWELFRVKAEFDSQVDRSPDNMQAYACFIANCCKEEKLLPFDSSGVAKMLEYAARMVADQQKLSSRFGQLKELLLESDYWAVKAGVSLISAEHVQRAFDEKIFRHNLIDERMREHIDDGTVMIDVEGFEVGHVNGLSVYNMGDIMFGRPSRISAKTFMGRSGVINIERESELSGRIHNKGVMILSGYLGWKYAQEKPLSLSASLCFEQSYQGIEGDSASSTELYAILSSLSGVPLKQGIAVTGSVNQTGEVQPIGGVNYKIEGFYKVCKARGLTGEQGVMIPHTNIRNLMLHEEIVDAVSKGMFHIYAVKTIDEGIEVLTDIEAGERREDNTYPEGSINYLVNKRLKEIADGLKSYSSGDEEK comes from the coding sequence ATGGTTATGGAAAGGCATAGGGTTAGTGCTGATAGATTGCGCTGGCAGTGTGATCCTGATCAGTTACATTTTACTTGTACAGAGGAATTGCCTTCTTTAGAGGAATTTATTGGGCAAAGTAGGGCTATTGAGGCCATACGATTTGGTTTGGAAATGAATCGATCCGGTTACAATATCTATGTTGCTGGCTTGACAGGGACTGGCAAGACAACAGCGGTTCAGGAGCATATAAAGAGGCTCATAAATGAACGACAGGATAGTGAAGAGTCATATCATCCGGATGATTGGTGTTATGTCTATAACTTTGATGATCCTGATCAACCACAGATATTGAAACTTCCTCAGGGGATGGGTAAAACTTTTTCAAATCAGATGTCAACATTATTGCTGAGGCTTAAGGAGGAGTTGGGGAAGGCATTCTCTAGTGAGGAATATGGAGCGGCGAGGGGCAGGATTGTTGAGGAAGGCCAGAATGAGGAGAGACAAATTTTAGATCAACTAGAGAAGAGTGCCCAATCCGAGGGTTTTCTGTTGCAGATAACACCCACTGGGCCATTGTTGATTCCAATGACTGTTAGTGGAACCATGTCTCGAACCGATTACCTTTCGTTACCCGAAGAGCAGAGAAAGGTTTTGGATGAGAAGCGTGATAATCTAATGAAACAGATGGGAGCGAGTTTTGACAGGTTTAGAGAATCGGAAAAAAACATGCAGGACCGATTGCGAGAATTGGACCGCAATATTGGAGAAAATACAATCCATTCAATATTTCATGAATTGCTGAACGATTTTAGGCATTATTATGGTATGGATCGCTATTTAAAAGGCTTGCAAGCCTATACATTGGAATATTTAGGCATATTCAAACAACAGGAGGCGCCGGCTCAGGCCTACCCTGGTATGCCAAATGCTCCAATTTTTGGTGAAAAGGACCCCTTCCTTCCTTTTAAGATCAATTTGTTCGTGGATAACAGCGAAACAGTAGGCCCGCCTGTGATAGTGGAGAGCAATCCCACCTATATTAACCTTTTTGCAAAGGTTGAAATGCGATTTTCCTTTGGGGGTTACTTGAGTGATCACACAATGATAAAGGCTGGCTCGCTAAGTAGAGCTAATGGCGGTTATTTGCTTCTGAATATTAGGGATGTGCTTATGAGGGTAGGAGTATGGGAAGCCTTAAAGCGAGCCATAAGAATAAAAGAGGTACGGGTTGAAAATCCCTACGAGCAATTTGGTTTCATCGCTCCTGTAGGGATGAGGCCTGAACCGATGCCAGTTAATGTTAAGATAATTCTTATTGGTGATAACTATATTTATCATATGCTGTCTGAATATGATGAAGAGTTTTGGGAATTGTTTCGTGTGAAGGCGGAGTTCGACTCACAGGTTGACCGCTCTCCAGATAATATGCAAGCTTATGCATGTTTTATTGCTAATTGTTGCAAGGAGGAAAAACTTCTCCCTTTTGACTCCTCAGGGGTTGCTAAGATGCTTGAGTATGCAGCTCGGATGGTGGCTGATCAACAAAAGCTTTCCTCAAGATTCGGGCAATTGAAGGAGTTGCTTTTGGAATCTGATTACTGGGCTGTCAAAGCTGGGGTGTCATTGATTTCTGCTGAGCATGTGCAAAGGGCGTTTGATGAAAAGATATTCAGACATAATCTTATCGATGAGAGGATGCGTGAACATATTGATGATGGCACGGTTATGATTGATGTTGAGGGTTTTGAGGTTGGGCATGTAAATGGGCTTAGCGTATATAATATGGGCGATATTATGTTTGGTCGTCCATCAAGGATTTCTGCCAAAACCTTCATGGGGCGTAGCGGTGTGATAAATATTGAACGCGAATCGGAGCTTAGCGGTAGAATACACAATAAGGGTGTTATGATATTGAGCGGATATCTCGGATGGAAATATGCGCAGGAGAAACCTCTCTCCCTTTCGGCAAGCCTTTGTTTTGAGCAGTCCTATCAGGGGATAGAGGGGGATAGCGCTTCCTCTACAGAGCTATATGCAATACTCTCTAGCCTTTCAGGAGTGCCATTGAAGCAGGGGATCGCTGTTACCGGATCAGTGAATCAAACTGGCGAGGTTCAGCCGATCGGTGGGGTCAATTACAAAATTGAGGGATTCTATAAGGTATGCAAGGCAAGAGGGCTTACAGGGGAACAGGGTGTCATGATACCTCACACAAATATACGCAATCTGATGCTGCATGAGGAGATCGTGGATGCTGTATCTAAAGGCATGTTCCATATCTATGCAGTTAAGACCATTGATGAGGGGATTGAAGTTTTAACAGATATTGAGGCTGGGGAGAGAAGGGAGGACAACACCTATCCTGAGGGCAGCATAAATTATTTAGTGAACAAACGGTTAAAAGAGATCGCAGATGGATTAAAATCATATTCATCAGGGGATGAGGAGAAATAG
- the nadD gene encoding nicotinate-nucleotide adenylyltransferase yields the protein MKARNNKFGIMGGSFDPIHFGHLQVAEFARERMDLNMVFFVISHCPPHKSINDLSSSHHRLSMVELAIRDRPYFESSKIDIESGCPTYTGDTIRRFKKNYGDDKEIYFISGIDVILAIINWDKARTYPGICNFIAATRPGYDEIEIGNKIPDIFKPFITIIEVPLLAISSTEIRLRIKSDKSIAGMAPDPVQNYINKNDLYKGKGV from the coding sequence ATGAAAGCAAGAAATAATAAGTTTGGGATTATGGGAGGCTCTTTTGATCCTATCCATTTTGGCCATCTGCAAGTGGCTGAATTCGCCAGAGAAAGGATGGATTTGAATATGGTTTTCTTTGTAATATCTCATTGCCCTCCTCATAAATCAATAAATGATTTGTCTTCTTCACATCACCGCTTATCCATGGTTGAGCTGGCAATAAGGGATAGGCCATATTTCGAATCATCTAAAATAGATATTGAGAGTGGATGCCCAACCTACACGGGTGATACCATAAGAAGATTTAAAAAAAATTATGGAGATGATAAGGAAATCTATTTTATTAGCGGCATTGATGTGATTCTTGCTATTATTAACTGGGATAAAGCGAGGACATATCCTGGAATATGTAATTTTATTGCTGCAACAAGACCTGGGTATGATGAAATAGAGATTGGAAATAAAATTCCGGATATTTTTAAACCTTTCATTACAATAATAGAAGTGCCACTTTTGGCCATCTCTTCTACTGAAATTAGATTACGAATAAAATCTGATAAATCTATTGCAGGGATGGCACCTGATCCTGTACAAAATTATATCAACAAAAATGATTTATATAAAGGAAAAGGAGTGTAA
- a CDS encoding flavin reductase, translating to MGTKINSRVFHKISYGLYIIASQKGEKVNGQICNTVIQVTSSPPMVAVAINKQNFTHECISNSDSFSISILSQDAPLSLIGNFGFKCGRDYDKCKDINYRKGSMGTPIIIEHALGYLELKLVQRMDVGTHTIFVGEVIEAELIEDGEPMTYSYYHQIKRGKTPESAPTFIKDEKKDEKHKENNISYRCTVCGYVYEPGKGDPESGVAPGTSFADLPADWVCPICGAGKDKFEKL from the coding sequence ATGGGCACTAAGATTAATTCTAGAGTTTTTCATAAGATAAGCTATGGACTCTATATAATAGCTTCTCAAAAAGGAGAGAAAGTTAACGGGCAAATTTGTAATACTGTTATTCAGGTTACAAGCTCGCCGCCTATGGTCGCTGTTGCAATAAATAAACAGAATTTCACACATGAATGCATCTCTAATAGCGATTCTTTTTCAATTTCTATACTCAGTCAGGATGCCCCATTATCGCTTATTGGAAATTTCGGTTTTAAATGCGGTAGAGACTATGATAAATGTAAGGACATTAACTATCGTAAAGGATCAATGGGAACCCCCATAATAATAGAACATGCATTGGGATATCTTGAATTAAAATTGGTCCAGCGTATGGATGTAGGAACTCACACAATTTTTGTGGGGGAGGTGATTGAAGCGGAATTGATTGAAGATGGCGAACCAATGACCTATTCGTATTATCATCAAATTAAGAGGGGGAAAACGCCGGAATCTGCTCCAACATTTATTAAAGATGAGAAGAAAGATGAAAAGCATAAAGAAAATAATATCAGTTACAGATGTACGGTATGCGGATATGTTTATGAGCCTGGGAAAGGCGATCCTGAGAGTGGTGTTGCCCCAGGAACCTCTTTTGCTGATCTTCCAGCAGATTGGGTATGCCCTATATGCGGGGCAGGCAAGGATAAATTTGAAAAATTATAG